The Mesorhizobium sp. AR02 genomic interval AATTTGATCAGGCAATGAAACCGAAAATCTTCATCGACGGCGAGCACGGCACCACCGGCCTGCAGATCCGGGCGCTGCTTGCCGAGCGTGGCGACCTGGAGATCATTTCCATTCCCGCCGAGCGCCGCAAGGAGACGGCGGCGCGCGCCGAATTCCTCAATGCCGCCGATATCGCGATCCTGTGTCTGCCGGACGATGCGGCGAAGGAGAGCGTCTCGCTGATCGCCAACGACACCACCAAGGTCATCGATGCGTCGACCGCGCATCGCGTCGCCGAAGGCTGGGCCTATGGCTTCGCCGAAATGGACAAGGATCAGGCCAAGACCATCGCCTCGGCCAAGCGTATCGCCAATCCCGGCTGCTGGCCGCAAGGACCGATCGCGACGCTGCGGCCGCTGGTCACCGCCGGGCTGCTGCCGGCCGATTTTCCGATCACCGTCAACGGCATTTCGGGCTATTCGGGCGGCGGCCGCCCGATGATCGAGGATTACGTCGCCAAGGGCGAGGACGCCTCGGAGTTCCTGCCCTATGGTCTCACCCTGCAGCACAAGCACGTGCCGGAACTGCGGGCCTATGCGAAGCTGTCGCATGATCCGATCATGCAGCCGGCGGTCGGCAATTTCGCCCAGGGCATGATCACCGTGGTGCCGCTGCAGCTCGGCGGCCTCGACCATGTGCCGACGGGTGCGGAGCTTCATGCGGCCATTGCCGACCATTTTGCCGCCATCAAGGGCGGCGTGGTCGAGGTGGCACCCTATGCGCATCTGGAGCGCATGCCGGAGATCGATCCCGAGATCTACAACGGCACCAACCGCATGAAGGTCTATGTCTTTGCTAACGACAAACGCGCGCAGGCGCTGCTGCTGGCGGTCTACGACAATCTCGGCAAGGGTGCCTCGGGTGCTGCCGTCCAGAACATGGACCTGATGCTCGGGCTTTGATGGACGCACCAGCCTTCCCGGCGCGCTGGAAAATCAGCGCGCCCGAACTCATTGCCGAAACCTTTTCAAGCCGCATATGGAAAGTGCGACGCCAAGACGGCTCACCGGCCGTCGTCAAGGCGCTCAAGCCTTTCGACGATGTTGCCGACGAATTGCGTGGCGAACATCTTCTCGCCTGGCGGCGCGGCGAAGGCGCGGTGCGGCTGCTTGGCCGCGACGGCCACAGCATGCTGCTCGAATATGCCGGCGACACCCTGCTTACGCGGGTTCTCGATGAACAGGGCGACAACGCTGCGACCGCGATCGCGGCCGAGGTGATGGCAAGGCTGCTCTCGCCTGGGAAAGACCCCTACCCGCCCGAGCTTCAGCCACTCAGGGAGCGTTTTTCGAGCCTGTTCAAGAAGGCGAAAACCGACCGCGACGACAGCGACGACAGCCTCTATGTCGAGGCCGCCACCATCGCCGAACGGTTGCTGGAAAATCCGCACGATATCAGGCCGCTGCATGGCGATCTCCATCACGACAACATCCTGCACGGGCCGCGCGGCTGGCTGGTGATCGACCCGAAGGGCGTGCTCGGCGATCCCGGCTTCGATGCCGCCAATATGTTCTACAACCCGCTTGATCGGGATGCGCTTTGCCTCGATCCCCTGCGGATCGCGCACATGGCCGAAGTCTTTGCCAGCACACTGGGGCAATCACCGGCAGCGATACTGGACCACGCCATCGCCTATGGCTGCCTGTCCGCGGCCTGGCACCACGAGGACGACAATGCAGTCGAGGAGAACCGCGAATTGTCGATCGCCGAGGCGATCCGGGCGGTGCGGGCAGGTTTTTGATCAAGCGAGGGCATTGGTAAACACTTATTTACCATGTTGGACTACTGAGATGTCCTGGCTCCCACCCAAGGATTCCTCATGGTTAGCGCGATCTCGGGTTCTTCCTCCGCAACCCAGTATTCCTCGTCCAGTTCCTCGAGCAATGCAGCCCAGGAGGCCGCGCTCGAAAAGCAGATCCAGGACCTGGAAGACCAGGCCAAGGCGATCACCGATGAGGTCAAGGCCGCCCAGGTGCGGCAGGATATCGCCGTTGCCCAGGCCAAGCTTGACGCGCTCAGAGCCGCCGACGCCGACAAGGCAGCGAAAGCCGCTCAGAGCCAGTCAACACCATCCGCCGCCGCTGTGCGCCAGGCGGAATTCGACGGCGAGAAAACCACGCAGTCCAACGAATTCTGGATGTGACGGGCCGATAGGCTCGATCAGTTCACCGTTTCACGGAAACGGCGGACTGTTCTTTTCCTGGAATTGCTCTAGCAGGCTGTTGAAGAAGTGCTGGCGCGGTTGTTTGGAGCGTGATTCACTTCTCCCCGGATGATTTGGGGATTTGTGGATGCGCGGCTCGGACGAACGGACAGGCTCTCTGTTTTCGTATGTCGATCTTGAGGCGCGGGTTCGACGTGATCATCCGCTGCGGGTGATACGGGAGATCGTTAACGCGGCTCTTGTCGCGATGGATGGCGATTTTGCGGTGCTTTATCCGCCCGGGCTCGGCCGTCCGTCGATCGCACCGGAACGTTTGCTGCGTGCGATGCTGCTGCAGGCCTTCTACGGCATTCGCTCGGAGCGCCAGTTGATGGAGCGGATGGAGTTCGATCTCCTGTTTCGCTGGTTCGTGGGGCTTGGTGT includes:
- a CDS encoding aminoglycoside phosphotransferase family protein, which gives rise to MDAPAFPARWKISAPELIAETFSSRIWKVRRQDGSPAVVKALKPFDDVADELRGEHLLAWRRGEGAVRLLGRDGHSMLLEYAGDTLLTRVLDEQGDNAATAIAAEVMARLLSPGKDPYPPELQPLRERFSSLFKKAKTDRDDSDDSLYVEAATIAERLLENPHDIRPLHGDLHHDNILHGPRGWLVIDPKGVLGDPGFDAANMFYNPLDRDALCLDPLRIAHMAEVFASTLGQSPAAILDHAIAYGCLSAAWHHEDDNAVEENRELSIAEAIRAVRAGF
- the argC gene encoding N-acetyl-gamma-glutamyl-phosphate reductase codes for the protein MKPKIFIDGEHGTTGLQIRALLAERGDLEIISIPAERRKETAARAEFLNAADIAILCLPDDAAKESVSLIANDTTKVIDASTAHRVAEGWAYGFAEMDKDQAKTIASAKRIANPGCWPQGPIATLRPLVTAGLLPADFPITVNGISGYSGGGRPMIEDYVAKGEDASEFLPYGLTLQHKHVPELRAYAKLSHDPIMQPAVGNFAQGMITVVPLQLGGLDHVPTGAELHAAIADHFAAIKGGVVEVAPYAHLERMPEIDPEIYNGTNRMKVYVFANDKRAQALLLAVYDNLGKGASGAAVQNMDLMLGL